The DNA region GTCGTCCCACGCCGTGGTGCCAAGCGGCAAGGCCACCAGCGTGGTGCGCGTGGACAGCCAGTCGATCGCCCTGGCCACGACCGACGGTCGCGCGACGCCGGAGCCCTCGGCAACCAGCACGACCGACAGGTGGGCGCGCGGGACGAGCCCGAGCACGTGTCGGCGCCCCTGTCCGACCAGCAAGGACGCGGAGTACGTGCCGTGGTCGACGAGCGCACGAGCCGGGTGCGTGGTTCCCGCGAAGTTGGCGACGATGAGGGATGCGCCGCACAGGTCCGCCAGTCGTGGATCCAGCGCCGTCTCGATCAGTCCGAGGTGCAGTCCTGCACCGCGGCGCCGAGGAGGCTCGCGGAGCCCTGCCAGGGCTGCGGTGACGAGCGGAACTGCGGCATAGCACTCAGTCAGATAGGTCGCCAGGTCGAGGACCAGCGAAGCGGACGTGCGCGCAGTGATGGGCGTTGGCATGGCCGGACGGGTCTCGCACCACCCCCGATCGTCCGCGCAGACGTGCACTGCGGCTATCGGTCACCACCTGATGTGGCGTCAGGAAGAGCCGTAGTCGTGAGGCGTCACGTGCGACATGTCGCGTCGCGCCCGTGCCGCCAGCGCTGGTGGTCGCTCTCGAGTTCGTGATCGAGCACGACGCGCGATGCTCACGCTGGCCAGCAGGAGGGCGTCCCGGGTTCCGGCCGGAACCCGGGCCCGTCGCGCCCGGTGTCTAGGTCTCGGGCACCTGAGTCACGCGTACGAACTGCCGACCGCGCCGCGCGACGTAGGTGACCGTGCCTTCCACGGAGATGGTCGGAATCCCCGCGGAGAGGATCTCGTCGTAGACCGGTCCTGCCGCGCCGTCGACCGCGACGACCGAGGTCGCCTTGCCGCTGGCATCACGCTGCGTGAGGTCGTAGGCGACGTGAACGGTCTCACCGCTCAGCGACGTCCGGACATTGTCCAGACGCCGAGCCGTGTGCTCGGCCACCTGGCGCCCGTCCACGAAGACGCGGTACGTGCTGTCGCCGTCACTCGCCACGAACACGGCATGCTCACCAGCCAGGCTGAGGGCGGTGCAGTCGGCGCCTTTCCAGGCAACCTCTTTCACGCGCGCATCATCGGCCATCAGGACGAGCGTGTCACCGGACACACCCACGTAGGACACGGCGCCGTTGTCGCCGAATCGGGGGGCACCCAGCCGTCCTTGGCCTGCACGTAGTATGCGTAACGATGCGGCTGCGGAGTGGCTCCAGCCTCCGAGCGCGGTTCAGGGAACGCCCACGACATGCCGGTGATGACGTACCTCCCCACGTGGTACTCCCCCAGCCAGATCTTGTCCGCCTCCGGTCCGCGCTCCTGCCCGTTCTCGACGACGACCCACTTCCTGTTTCGCTTGGCCGGGTAGATGACGCGACTGCCATCCGCGCTGAGCATCGGTGCACCCACTTCGTCGTAGGGCCGACCCGACACTCCGTCCACCACGACAAGCCATTTGCCGTCCCTCTTCGCGCTGAACGCCACGCGGTGGCCGTCCTCGCTGAACTGCAGGCCACCGACCGCCTCGTAGGCCGCCGACGCCGTGCCATCCACGACGAATTGCCACACCTTGCCGTCCCTGGCCGCGTAGGCGAAGCGCTCGCCGCTGGCGCTGAAGCGGATCGCCGCGATCTCGTCGTGCGCAGTGCCCTGCACCACGCCATTCAACCGGACGACCGAGCGCTTCTCCTGCCGCTCCTCCCAGGCAATCCTTTGACCGTGGCGGCCGACGACCGGGCGCGCATCGGCAGGGTCGATGCCTCGCAGGACCGCAAGGGCGCGCCGCCGCGGCGCCACGTCGGCGTCGACCGCCGCCGGTGCTGTGGCTTCCGGCGTGATGGGCAGAGGGCGCTACGGCACGCCACGCCGCGGCGGGCGTTGCCGCGGCAACGAACCGGACGCGTTCAGTTGGGCGAGGACGCGTCGCTCGCGGTGGGCTCGGCCGGCGGCGCGGGATGGGGACGGAGGGCGGCGATGAGGACGGCGACGAGGATGACGCCGTACACGCCATAGATGGCGGCGGCGGACCGCAGGCCCGCCCAGGCGATCAGTTCCTTGGCATTGGTCAGCAGCAGCAGGCCGGCCACCGACACGCCCATCAGGCGGGCCGGGATGCGACGCGTCGCCCAGGCCGCCACCGGGGCCGCCACGACTCCACCGAGCAGCATCGGGACAATGACCGAAGGCTTGAAACCGCCGCTGCCGACCGCGGCGATCAGCGAGAACGCCGCCGTCGACGCCACAGCGATTTCGGCCGTGTTGACCGAGCCGATCGCGAAGCGCGGACGCACGCCGCGGTGCAGCAGGAAGGGCGTGACCACCGGTCCCCACGCACCGATCATCCCGTTGGTGATCCCGCCCAGGAACCCGGCGGTCCGCACGCCGCGCTTGTCGTAGATCAGCTCTCGCTTGGTCGAGCCCTCGATGGGCACCGTGTCCTTGACCTTCGGCGGCAGGGGGCGCGAGAAGCGCAGCAGGATCCGGACGCCCACCAGGGTCAGGAGCATCGCGAGATACGGCCGGATGGTCGAGCCCTTGACGTTCGAAAGGACGGTGACGCCAATCAGCGCCCCGACGCACCCGGGGATCGCCAGGCGGAGCACGAGTTCCCGGTCGAGGTTGCGGAATCGCCAGTGCGAGATGGCACCGACGGCTCCCGTGGCGACCTTGGCGATGTTGACCGACGCCGACACCGCCGTGGGCGCAAGCCCGGTGCTCAGCAGGATGCTCGAGCTCGTCGGACCAAAGCCCATGCCCAATGCGCCATCGACCAGGGACGCCGCAAAGCCCGCGAGCCCATACAGGACCATTTCACCCATGCATCACCATTGATTGCCCATGCCGGCTCACCCTGCAGGCGGCCGCCGCGCCACACAGCTTATCGGCATTCGCTGCCGCGAGAGCAATGTATGTCAGCCTTCCGCCGCCACCGGCACGGCCGATGTGGCCGTGCGCCACAGGCTCAAGAGCCGGCCGCGGCCGGACGTGACGCCGCGGTCGCAGGTGGCGCACTGGGGCGAGCCGACGCGCCTGCCGGCGCCGGCCCGTCCGCGGCCGGCGCTGTCGGGTCGATGCGATACATGAGGTCGTCGAGCACGACCTGCCAGTACCCCAGCGAGCGCATCTCGATGCGCGTGATCCCGCGATAGTCGGCGTCGAAGTACACGGGGCCGGCCACCCGGCCGCGCAGCCTGTCGGTGTAGGCCAGATCGGTGCCCCGCCACGCGCGGACCTCGATGTCGAAGCGCTCGGCGTTGGGCCAGGCCACGCCGATGTGCGTGCCCGCCAGGTCGAAGGGCTGCGCGCGGGAGATCGTGGCCGGGTGCCCCGAGCTGTTGTAGGCGAAGTACTCCGACGAGGTGGTGCCGTTGATCATGCCGTCGGACTTGTACATCTTCTGGTGCGTCGCGACCCAGTTGTACCAGTCGAGGCCGGCGTAGCCGCGCGGCACCTCGTAGAGCGTGTCGGATGGCGTCAGCGTGTCGAAGTCGACCACCCGGGACTCGGTCCGCGACGGGGGCGCGGTCGCCCCGACGACGACCCGCGAGAGCACGACCGCGTAGTCACGCACGGTCACGCGGCGCACCACCTGCGCGGCCCGCTGCGAGAACGTGAGCTGCCACTCGCCCGCCTCGGCCGGAAACGTGAACGCGCCCGAGGCCTCGACCTTCGGATACTCGAGATCGCCGCTGGGCGACAACGCCCTGATGGTCACCGGTGCCCCATCGACCGCCACGCTGCCCGAGATGGTCAGTTCAGGAGCGATGCCGACGGGGATGAGCGTGCGCTCGGCCACCAGGCCTGCCGGTGAGCCGTCGAGCCTCTTGAACGAGAACTCCTGCTCGCCGTTGCGTGAGGTGACGACCCATCCCTTGGGCGGGCGCGCCTCGATGCGGTAGGCGCCCGGCTCGTTGATCGGCGCCGCCCACTTGGTGGCCGACATCGGGAAGTTGGTGAACCCGGAGATGTTCGACACCGCGCCCACGGCATCGCCCCGCGGCCGGAACAACGCGACCTCGAGGCCCGCGTAGGGTCGGTCGGCCGTGTCGTAGATGCCGTTGCGATTGATGTCGCGGTAGGCGAAGCAGGAGATGTTCAGCTCGGACCCACGGTTGCGCCACCAGTCCCACACGTACCAGGCGCCACCGGCGATGAGGCCGGCCGTGACCAGCAGTTCCAGCCAGCGACGCAGGGGCGGCAGCACGCGACGAGGGAGGGCCTCACCAGCAGTCATGGGCCGGGATCATAGGGCATCCCGCCTGGCGGGCCGAGTGACCCGGTGCCCTCCCGAAGCCCGGCACGAGTGGTATGCTCCGCGCCCGTGCGCATCCTCATCGCCTTCACCGTGCTTCTCGTCGCCCTGATCTGCCCGTCTGCACCTGCGTCGGCGCAGATCACCGTGGCGCAGGACGTGCCGTACGTGGCCGGCGGCCATCCGCGGCAGGTGCTCGACATCCATGCACCGGCCGGCGCCAGGGGCCTGCCGGTCGTCTTCTGGATCCACGGCGGGGGTTGGCAGACCGGCCACAAGGGCCTGGTGGCCTCCAAGCCGAAGGCCTTCACCGAGCGCGGCTTCGTGTTCGTGTCGATCAACCACCGGCTGTTGCCCGGGTCGCCGATGGAGGACGTCGTGTCGGACGTGCATACGGCCCTGGCCTGGGTCCGCGCGCACGTCGCCGAGTACGGCGGAGACCCGTCGCGCGTGCTGGTGATGGGCCACTCGTCGGGCGGCCAGCTCGCGGCCCTGATGTGCGTCGACGACCGGCGCCTGAAGGCGGCCGGCCAGTCGCTGGCGTTCATCAAGGGGTGCGTGCCCGTCGATGCCGACACGTTCGACATCCGGGCGATCATCGAGGTCGCCGAAACCCGCGCCCGCGTGCACGGCCTGCCGCTGCCGACGTTCGGACATCGCCAGAAGTTCGGCAACGACCCGGCCAGGCATCGCGACTTCTCGCCGGTCACGCACGTGGCCGCCGGCAAGGCCATCCCGCCCTTCCTCATCGTGCACGTGAGCGAGAACGCCGACACCGGCGCGCAGGCGCGCCGCATGAAGGCGGCCCTCGAGGCGGCCGGTGTCACCGCGACGATCGTCAGCGGTCGCGACACGACGCACGGCAGGATCAACGACGACATCGGGACGCCAGGCGACCCGGTCACCAGCGAGCTGTTCGCGTTCGTCGACAAGGCGCTCCAGCGGTGAGCGTCTCGTGTATGCTCCGCGGCAAGGAGACCCCATGACAGCTGCCGCAATCCTCGCCACCCTCGCCCTCGGCGCGCAGGCGCCCGCCACGCCGGCCACCATCCCGTCGCCCGACGTCCAGATCGCCGGTGCCGTGCAGGCCGCCCCCGCCGACCAGCGCGCGACGGCGACCGTCATCGGCTTCGACGCACAGGGCAAGCACACCACGCTCCGCCGCGGGACCGGCTCGCTGGTCTGCCTGGCCGACGACCCCGGGGTCGCCGAGTTCTCCGTCGCCTGCTACCACAAGGACCTCGAGCCGTTCATGGCACGCGGGCGCGAACTCGCGTCGGCCGGCTCGAAGGGCCGCGGCCCCGCCGGCGACGTCCGCTACAAGGAGATCGAGGCCGGGACGCTGAAGATGCCGGCGGTGCCGACGCTGCTGACGATCGTCCAGGGCACCGGCTTCGACGCGGCGGCCGGCACGGTCACCAACAGCTACACCCGCTGGGTGATCTACACGCCCGGCGCGACGGCCGAGTCCACCGGACTGCCGCTCACCCCGGCACCCGGGGCGCCATGGCTGATGTTCCCCGGCACGCCAGGCGCCCACATCATGATCAGCCCCGCCCGGCCGAAGTGAGGCGACCGGCGCCGGCGCGTGAGCGTCGCGTCCCTGACGCTGACGTCCGGGCGCGGCGCGCCGCGCCGTGACGGGCAGTCCTGATCGGCGTTGCCACGAGGGCGTTCACCGCAGCGTGACGCCCACCGTGAGCGTCGCGCGGATGTGCGGCGGGCCGCCGATGGCGAACTCGGGCGCGATGAAGACGCGCCGTCCCGCAGCGATACGGACGCCCCCACCGACCTGCAAGAGCATGCCGACGTCGGAGTAGTCGGCACCGAACACGCGCGCGCTGTGCCACAGCGCGCCGGCCGCAACCAGCGCGTACGGCACCACGGGGCGACTCCACCGGAGCACGCTCGCCCGAACGGTCGCTGCCAACAGCAGGTCTCTGTCGCTCCCCGGCCCGACCATGTACGACAGATCGCCGCTAGCGGCCAGGTGAGGCATCGCCCGCCACTCCAGGCCGAGGCCGCCCATCCCGTGGTCGATCCGCCCGTCGTCGGCGAAGGCCACGTAGCCGCCGCTCACGAGGAGCGCCGGTGGCGGCGCGGGAAGCGACGCAGCGGACTGGGCGTGGGTCAGCCGCGGACACAGCAGGAGCAGGAGGGACAGCAGGACAGCGCGCGGCAGCATCGGTGAACTCCTTCACCACCGAATGCGACGGGCGCCGCGAGATCGGCTCATCGCCCGGGTCGGCGTCGCCCTCTCCCGTCACGGCGAGTGGCGACGCCCACCCGAGGGCGCCCGCGATCTATACTCCGCGCGTCCGCGCATCCCGCGCGTCGCCCCATGACCCACACACCTCGTCGCCAGTTCATCAAGCAGGGCCTCCTCGGCACGGCCGGCGCCACCATCGCCAGCCTCGGCACGAGCGCGAAGTCCTACGCCGCCATCCAGGGCGCCAACGACCGCATCAACCTCGCGGTGATCGGCGTCCGCAACCAGGGCACCGTGCACCTGAACGCCTGGTGCGGCCTGAAGGACAGCCACAACGTCGCCGTCCGCACCGTGTGCGACGTCGACGAGCGCCTCTGGGCTCCCGCGGTGTCCCTCGTGTCCGGCAAGTCCGGCATCACGCCGACGACGCAGTGGGACCTGCGCAAGGTGTTCGAGGACAAGACCATCGACGCCGTCTCGATCGTCGTGCCCAACCACTGGCACGCGCTGGCGATGATCTGGGCGGTGCAGGCGGGCAAGCACGTGTACGTCGAGAAGCCCGCCTCCCACAACATCTGGGAAGGCCGGCGGATGATCGAGGCCGCCCGCAAGTACGACCGGTTCGTGCAGGTGGGCCTCAACAACCGATCGGGCATCGCGGTGCGTGAGGCGATCGCGTTCCTGCACGGCGGCGGCATCGGCAAGCTCTACATGGCGCGCGCACTCTGCTTCAAGGCGCGCGACTCCTATGGCGTCGCCAAGGAGGGACCGACGCCGGCGGAGTTCCATTACGACATGTGGGTCGGGCCGGCCGCGTGGCAGCCCTACGCCGAGAAGCGCACCCACTACAACTGGCACTGGTACTGGAACACCGGCAACGGCGACACGGGCAACACCGGACCGCACCAGCTCGACATCGCGCGCTGGGGCCTGCGCAAGGACGAGCACCCGGTGACGGTGTACTCGGCCGGCGGCATCTACGGCTTCCGCACCGACGATGCGACGCAGACGCCGGGGAGACGCGTGTACGGCGACGTCGAGGCCTACGGGCACGATCGCACCACGCAGGAGACGCCGAACACGCAGACGGCGACCTACAAGTACGCCGACGGCACGCTGCTCGAGATGGAGACGCGCGGCCGCTACACCAATCACGAGGGCAGCCAGGGCCAGGAGGTGGGCAACCTGTTCTTCGGCGAGGACGGGTGGCTGGAGATCAGCGGCGGCACCTGGCGGGCGTTCAAGGGACGCAGCCGCGAGCCCATCGCCGGGTCGAAGCCGGACACGCCCGACGGCAACCACTGGGCCAATTTCATCGAGGCCCTGCGCGCGAACCGCAAGGCCGAGCTGCACGCCGACATCCACGAGGGGCACCTGTCGACATCGCTGTGCCACCTGGCCAACATCTCGTACCGCACCGAGCAGGCGCTGCGGTTCGACGGCGCGAAGGA from Luteitalea sp. TBR-22 includes:
- a CDS encoding S8 family serine peptidase, coding for MPTPITARTSASLVLDLATYLTECYAAVPLVTAALAGLREPPRRRGAGLHLGLIETALDPRLADLCGASLIVANFAGTTHPARALVDHGTYSASLLVGQGRRHVLGLVPRAHLSVVLVAEGSGVARPSVVARAIDWLSTRTTLVALPLGTTAWDDELAAGIDRAHARGVRVFAAAGNLHPQPILFPARHAGAIAVAALDGAGRLSADGCRWPALDLTAPGVGIPGAIDDDRAEWRSGSSVACVVAAGLQCLCASSRSPPACVPVTAAT
- a CDS encoding sulfite exporter TauE/SafE family protein produces the protein MGEMVLYGLAGFAASLVDGALGMGFGPTSSSILLSTGLAPTAVSASVNIAKVATGAVGAISHWRFRNLDRELVLRLAIPGCVGALIGVTVLSNVKGSTIRPYLAMLLTLVGVRILLRFSRPLPPKVKDTVPIEGSTKRELIYDKRGVRTAGFLGGITNGMIGAWGPVVTPFLLHRGVRPRFAIGSVNTAEIAVASTAAFSLIAAVGSGGFKPSVIVPMLLGGVVAAPVAAWATRRIPARLMGVSVAGLLLLTNAKELIAWAGLRSAAAIYGVYGVILVAVLIAALRPHPAPPAEPTASDASSPN
- a CDS encoding alpha/beta hydrolase; protein product: MRILIAFTVLLVALICPSAPASAQITVAQDVPYVAGGHPRQVLDIHAPAGARGLPVVFWIHGGGWQTGHKGLVASKPKAFTERGFVFVSINHRLLPGSPMEDVVSDVHTALAWVRAHVAEYGGDPSRVLVMGHSSGGQLAALMCVDDRRLKAAGQSLAFIKGCVPVDADTFDIRAIIEVAETRARVHGLPLPTFGHRQKFGNDPARHRDFSPVTHVAAGKAIPPFLIVHVSENADTGAQARRMKAALEAAGVTATIVSGRDTTHGRINDDIGTPGDPVTSELFAFVDKALQR
- a CDS encoding Gfo/Idh/MocA family protein — translated: MTHTPRRQFIKQGLLGTAGATIASLGTSAKSYAAIQGANDRINLAVIGVRNQGTVHLNAWCGLKDSHNVAVRTVCDVDERLWAPAVSLVSGKSGITPTTQWDLRKVFEDKTIDAVSIVVPNHWHALAMIWAVQAGKHVYVEKPASHNIWEGRRMIEAARKYDRFVQVGLNNRSGIAVREAIAFLHGGGIGKLYMARALCFKARDSYGVAKEGPTPAEFHYDMWVGPAAWQPYAEKRTHYNWHWYWNTGNGDTGNTGPHQLDIARWGLRKDEHPVTVYSAGGIYGFRTDDATQTPGRRVYGDVEAYGHDRTTQETPNTQTATYKYADGTLLEMETRGRYTNHEGSQGQEVGNLFFGEDGWLEISGGTWRAFKGRSREPIAGSKPDTPDGNHWANFIEALRANRKAELHADIHEGHLSTSLCHLANISYRTEQALRFDGAKEQFVGAPAADALLRRPAYRQGFEVPSQV